A window of Benincasa hispida cultivar B227 chromosome 9, ASM972705v1, whole genome shotgun sequence genomic DNA:
ATAATCAAGTAGTGTTTGTATATGAATACATTGGTTCATGGTTGTTAGCCACCATTGCTAGCAGCCAAATTAAATGGGTTGAGCAAACCAAACTccactaaaaaaaatgaatttaaaaaattatatctcAGAGGtttgatgaattaaaaggaaaaaaaaaaaaagaggtttagttggagaaaatataaagTGGGTCTAGATATTTCATGGGTTATAGTTCTATTATAAAACTATTGGTGAAAGTGATGGATATCTTAACCATCTAGCATTCTACCTTAATTTTGTAGGGcttcttttctctaataaccttTTCTTTGATGTGATCTTTTTTCCCCCCACAAAAATCAATGCttctaaaatataatattgagaaaaaaatgttgagTTGAATTAATTCATCTAGcctatatgaaatataaaagaaaagtatAAGTATCCTTCAAATTTTTAGTAATAATTTCTCATAAGTATGGTTGGAGTTACAATCATGTGCTCAAATGGCAACTTTCtatatattttacaaaattaaagaaattggCCTTTATTGATATGATTAGATTGTATTATTAACTAATAGACAATATTGAATTGtattttagttaaattacaAGTCTGATCTCTAAATTCTTAAATTTGTATCAAATGATTATGTCAACTTTAAAAAATCTCTAATATGTTTCATAAACTTTAAATTGCGTGTTTAATGGATTTTTTAacattaaatgtcaaataacctactacattttttttgtttaagatCCTTGATTAGGTTTAAATACTTCGATCcttgtattttttgtttttattcattttagtcgtcgtactttcaaaatattcattttggttcctatactttcaactttagttCATTATGGtccatatattttcaaaatattcattttggtcattatacattcaactttggtttattttgatatttgtacttttaaaaagtgatgATTTTGGCCccctcattttcattttcatttcatttttaaaagatCAAAATGATCACTCTTTGAAAGTTCAATGATTAAAACGAACTAAAGTTGAAAGTACAAGGACCAAATGAACATCTTAAAAATATAAGGACCAAAATTAaccaaagttaaaagtatagaaactaaaatgaacattttaaaaattacattgaccaaaatgaattaaaacaaaaaatatagcaactaaaatagaatttaaaccaaaatattattattcCCTACAtcggatatatatatatataNattatataaaaaaaaaaacccttaatTTTTGGCGGTTATGGTTGCTTTTTGTTCCCAACTTGTCGTATTTATTCCAGGAATGGTTTGACTAAATGCGAATGTCTGCAATTTTCAAGTCCTCAAGTATTTTTATTCGAcggaaaagaaaaaactattgaCCTATTTATCACAAGATAAAATATCAACGTTAAAGTAACAGTGacacaaaattaatataatcaagtTTGAGAAATTGGTAGCGATGTGTGTTATAGTTTGTACCAAAAAGATATATCGGTGaactaatatataattttttttattattataattcacgtaatattgttaactaattttataGAGACGTGTTTAGATAGATTCCACTCTTCGTATTATGatcgattaatttaatttatatttgttaaaCTTAACCAAAATGTATATAGTTATATTccaaataatttattatcacatatttaagagaatgttgaaaatatattaaaatgtcATATAAAAAGAGGTATTTAGActcttcaaaatatatataaatttttaaaacttaatttggTTTTCGAAAACGggttaaaaagtaaaaaataaatttccctttttaagaaataaatgaatccaccttttttttaagaacatattaaataaaattactaTTATAGGCCGTACACACCAGATCCACAGACATAACCCCTTCAATAAATTTTGGTTAAACTACCAAGTTGGTCCATGTTTAATTTCGTTCCATTTTAggtttattatgttttaaaatggctaataatcatcttcatattttaataaataataaaattagtcattattattataagttaattttgattcaacttattttatttaacttgataaaataataaaaacaattctcatgaatatatttctaaaatttatataactaaaacaaaaaacaaaaatatcaatttatacgtttaacctttaaaataattataatttaaaattctaaactATCAATTTAAATGTCGAACTTTCCTAAATACATCAATTTATACCGTAAATCTCATTCAGTCTCATTGAATATAAGTTGAAAATAGAGAATAATACATTTTTGGTCTAAGTTTTGACTCTAATTTTCCttgagttttaaaatgttatacattcattccttaagttttgagttttgttccAATTTAATAtccatattttaaaatattaaaattttagtcttgaaatttgagttttgtttcaatttggtccttaGATTCcaatattttacattttaacctaaatttttcatttttcaatcattgatgtcaatttctattaattaattaaaaataattaaaagtgaaattttaaatttaattttaaaagtgataaaaatagtgaaacttaattaattataattcttttaatattttttaatttattaacataaattaacccCAAGAGATGGAAAGtaaatatttaaagaaaaatcaagGTTTAAAGTGTAAATCTCGAaacatagggaccaaattgaagcaaaactcaaatgtcaaaggtaaaattgtagcattttgaaacttaggactaaattgaaaccaaaaaagactaaatgtgtaacattttgaaacctagtactaaatagaaactagacccaAAACATAAGGatcaaaaaagtatttttctttgaaaataaatttttatacaaATCTTGGTGGTCCATCTCGACTGAGAAGCactgaaaaaattattttaacgaGTTTTCAAAAAGCAGGTTAGTTGTGAAAAGTGAATCTAAAAAAGTTATTTCCAACAATTTTCCAAAGTTTTgagtgtaaattgatattttcccaATAAAATTTGTTTCAGAGGACATAAAGAGTATTTTATAGCCTGtttgttagaaatttaaaaacaagGGTTGAATGAAAACATAGTTATATTTCCGTTGGAAGTAGCAAGCATACAATGGAAGAATTTAGGATTATTAAGCACTGTAATTCAATTTTAGCTCATCAAATGAAAAGAAGACTTCAGAATTACCTTTGAAAACTTTCTTCAATCCACGAAATCCGCTTCAATCTCCTCAACTAGGTTGTAAACCATCAAAATATCTTTTCTACCATTTTCTAAGACTTAgcttgagttgtgggactcaaaataagtcgCAGAAAGAGTTAGGGAGATTCTTTCTTGGTTCTTCAACTAGAGaatgaagaacacttcttcttctctcaaaaCAGAAAACCCAGTTGCATGGACCACCTCTCAGCTCAAATTTGCTTGGTTTTATCTAGCCTCTTCATGCAATCACATTGAATGTTTTGAAGACAGCAGCTACTTGGTCAATTGAGTGGATTTCATGGAGTTAATCTAAGTGGAAAATTTCCACTTTTAGTGGGGTTTTCAAAACCAATTTTTCTatggttaattttaaaattcttttcaaaattaaaaacaaattttcaacactAATTGTTTGATTAATctgaaatttcattaattttacaaaaattaattcaataattaattctttatcaattaagctatttaattaattatttaaatttaatatcaaatattaaattaatcaaacaccaaTATCACAACCacgaatctctattcatgaaattaatatttaaatcatatttaaatattatctatttctccaatttcgtttaattcaatataattaaacatgtaattatattgcatataattattaattccctcaattcgaatttgaacatttcaaattcactatcacgctattctaaggtttattccctttgtgagctagtaggggacttaatagacctacagatcatgggctccaatgattcgagattaattggctaaacttttttaatcgaattaaccacggccagtagttgcactccctcactatagatatattgtgtcaactccacaggttgttcataataacaatTGGGTCAATAGCTGTTTTGcctccgagattacctcttttctttaagtcccactaatcctctaacgaacaattgatttgtgatccagtcaTCAAAACTGAGCCCCtattgggccaatgagagggtgagacctcttCTTCAAGATTCATAAtaagtacttaagggaacaacctctctactaaccctaacaGCGGgtttgagtgaatttcatcttgcactctatgttcccaactatctatccagtcttactcctgaaatgggagacttattgagccagcgctgttgagccaactctcacccatgcaaatctaaggataatctcgaataaacagaaaTTCATGGTTagatcaggattaaggttaagttattTAGGTCaccactttgaaatagtcagtcttaaacaataaacaatgttataaagtaagagtgacttattttttggtccgatcttatacaaactctttgcatgggatgccctcactcgcatgtcttcacatgaacgaacCAGGATctctttgtttgtagcactttacaacatttgtaacatctacaaagtgggccgtatccgatagtgtccctagaataaggtactcaatcttatccatataccataaaccattttggctatttacttgaacttgatccactcttatgtctccacataaagttcaagtactcatgtaatagccatgaatcttagtttattgaatttcgaTTATTTCTAAGACGAAAtgaacaattcatatattcaataacaactttattgaatcaaacttcaataacatctttattaattaacaaaataagtttattgtttacaaagcacgagttttaggatataaaactcaacaaactcccacttggactaaaactctagtagTGTCACACATTTGTACACATAAtattgagtttttgagttttttctagagagaaatacaataaactatgacatcatatacaataaactaggataaattgaagtttttttgtccctatagtttgGAAGAAGTTAGAATTTAGGTCTTATGATAAATTAGAATTATGATAAAAACTTCCTAGATAGTCCCTATGACAGGGattatttaaaaagatttaacAAATCATAGAGACTATATGAAGTTATATCAAACCATAGgaactaaaatctaaattttaaaatcatatggaCTAACTTTTAACTTTATTCAAACCATAGTGACCGAATTTCgaatttaacctaatttataatatattacataataaatattttaaatttttaaaaattgaattgaggTATAACATGACATATACTATACTTCTAAATGTTTTTaactatatttaatataactctgcattttaaagttgaaatttaaattctggatacaataaaaacataaaaatgttgttttcagaaATTTACACTGTTTGGATCCAAAAATCcgaaaaacaacttttaaaaacaGAATTTGGGTCATCTGCCAAATAGAAGGAATTTAAAAACATAGAACAAAATCTGGAATGTCAACCAAACAGGTCATTAATTACCAAAGTAAGCTTAGAATGTAATTGGTACAAAGATTTCACCTAGAAATTAGAGGTTAAATTCCTTATCCATGCAATTGTTAACTGTAAAACTTAAATGAAAGTAATTGTGAGGGTATCAAGATTtagatgaaaatattttaaccGTAAAAAATGGTATTTCCAcacatagtaaaaaaaaaataaaacttattttttttttttttttttttttttttttttttttttttttttctcttctctttaaATCTATTCCAGGGTAGATTTCTATTTAGAAAAATACTTGATATAATCCGGGCTTCATAGACAACATCCAATCAAAATACGTGGGTAatatttgttttgaaaagataagaatttttttaatcttttcccTATCCCATATTAAAAGGGATTTGTACGAGATTATGACTGCAACTAATTATTACCCATTTtatttgtataaaatttgtGATGCACAACACCTAAtttttttaagagtattttCGTGAGAAATTTGGGGTGTGAATAGTAGCTTTCCATCTATTTGACGTTTATGGGTTAGTTTTCTCCTTCATATATAAAACCCATCGTAACGGATCCTTTCTGTGTGCTCCTGAAAAGCGCCAGAAATCGCGGCGGCTCCCAGTTTTCAACttgttttcttctcttctttcagTCAACTATTTCTCCCATTGTCAAGCTTCGATTCTTATAATTTCATTCACCATCTCTAAATCTCACTGATGGAATCCATCGGAATCAGCATCTACGCCGTCCTTTCCTGGATTCCGTCGCGAATGTAAGTGATTTTCTTATCTAGGTTCCGAATTGGCCTTGCTGCTTCTGaaattgtgtgtgtgtgtgtgtgtgtttgtgGATTCTCTGTTTTAATGGAGGAGAGGAATGTTCTGTTTGGTAAATATGAGATTGGAAGGTTGCTTGGGAAGGGGACTTTTGCTAAGGTCTATTATGGAAAAGAATTGGAGTCTGGTGAAAGCGTAGCGATTAAGGTTTTAAATAAGGATCAGGTCAAGAAGGAAGGGATGATGGAGCAGATCAAGCGCGAGATCTCCGTTATGCGTCTTGTTCGTCATCCGAACGTCGTTGAATTGAAGGAAGTAATGGCGACGAAAACGAAGATCTTCTTCGTTATGGATTATGTTCGCGGAGGTGAACTTTTTGCCAAAGTCGCAAGAGGAAAACTCAAAGAAGATGTGGCTCGGAAGTATTTCCAGCAGTTAATCAGCGCAGTCGATTACTGTCACAGCCGTGGAGTTTCTCACCGCGATTTGAAGCCGGAGAATCTTTTGTTGGATGAGAACGAAGATCTCAAGATCTCTGACTTTGGACTCTCCGCTTTACCGGAACAACTACGGAACGACGGTCTTCTCCATACGCAGTGCGGTACTCCGGCCTACGTCGCACCGGAAGTACTAAGAAGAAAGGGCTACGATGGAGCAAAAGCCGATATCTGGTCTTGTGGTGTCATTTTGTATGTTTTGTTGGCAGGATTCCTTCCATTTCAAGATGAGAACATCATGACTATGTATAAGAAGGTTTTCAAGGCCGAATTCGAATGTCCGCCATGGTTCTCCGCCGAATCGAAGcgattgatttcaaaaattctCGTCGTAGATCCAGGAAGACGAATCACAATCGGAGCAATCACGCGAGTTCCTTGGTTCCGAAGAGATTTCTCGAGATCGCTTTCGTTCACGATGAAGGAAATAATCGCAGCGAAAACAGAGGATTCCGATTCCGAGAGTCCAAAACTATCGACGCCAAAATTCTTCAATGCGTTCGAATTAATATCGTCGATGTCGTCCGGATTCGATCTGTCGAGTTTATTCGAGAACAAAAGGAAGACAGGATCGATGTTCACATCGAGATGCTCGGTATCGACGATCATGGAAAAGATCGAGACGGTGGCGAAGAGACTGAGCTTCAAGGTATCGGAAGTGAAAGATTTCAAACTCCGGCTCCAAGGTCCGACGGAAGGACGAAAAGGAAAACTGTCTGTAACGGCGGAGGTTTTCGAAATAGTGCCGGAAGTTTCCATAGTAGAATTTTCCAAGTCGTCCGGCGATACTCTGGAATATTCGAAGTTCTGTGAAGAAGACGTTCGACCGGCGCTGAAAGACATTGTTTGGACGTGGCAAGGTGATTGTGTCCCTAACGCTGACGGACGTCACGGCCAATTTGACGGCGACGGATTTTTGtgatgaaaaaaaaagggaagaaacgGTGACGCCAGCTTGTGAAATTTGGATTCTGTTTCAAGTTTTAATTTAACTGCCTTTTGTTTTAAAACATAAGTTGCCTTTTAGAGGGAAAATAGTGCATTTTTGCTGcgagtttttgttttgttttgttttgttttttggttttttggtttttttttgtgtgtagaTAATAACTTTACCAAACATATTTGATTTCACCTTGGACAAAACTTTCTTTAGGAACAGTTTTTTCTAAGAAGCATTAGACTATACCAATTATAGTCTTAAATAAACCaattatatacaaatatatattttataaaattattattcttttttttagtttaattaagaATAGAGAGATTCCAACCATATATATGGTTAACTCATTTGTACGTCAATTGAATTGTATTCGTATTGAGTTCTATAAAATTATTGACACTGTAATTTACCCCTATATGAGCACATTATCactgtcaaaaaaaaaaaggaaaaaaaaagtactttGTAATTTACAAATCTAAAATAGCTAGTCTGAATTaatttatctatattttaatttgaggAAGTATTGATATGTGtagatatttttataaatactaaaaatttgtaaaatttatttaaattaataattaagtgatAGACTTTGTCCATTATAAAAGACGTCAATGATTTCATAGCAATAAATATGGGACATTTTAATCCTTGCCAATAAGTtagaatcaaattcatatttcaattataatttcaaaataatatatcaaatgttttaaataaattataaaatcgGTTCATTAGGGGCTGATTCCTCTCTCATGATTGCCAATGATACAATAATTTAATGTAAACAAAAAATGattgagaatatatatatatatagttacaTTATTATTAGggaataatattttctttcgTTATGTGCATCTTCGTCGTTGGTATTTTTCTGCCCTTTTTTGTCTTACTTGTATTTAAGGACAGGTGTAAGGGTTTTAGGGCTGCCAAAATCTTAATAAAAAAGATGACAAGTTGATTACTAAAGTGACAAAGTCTTCTGGTGTATACATGGTTGCTGTTCAAACAAAAGAAGAAGCGTTTTGATTCtgtgaagcttgggttgttcaaGCAGATTCTTCGACATATTGTATTTGAACGCTAGTTGAGTATTCTTTTCAACTAGTAGGTGACAAGAGGGTGAAGTGTAAGACCCAAATCCTAAATCTAGACGTTAGTGGGTTACAAACAAAGAAATAAGCCAGGGTCAAAGAGGAGGAAAAGTTCTAAGTGGTTGAATGGTTTGATTAGTAGTTGAAATAATAAGTAACTaataaaaatttggttaagaatattattaaaagaagatgtgcgttggaaaaatcaaaatagtGTAAATATTGAATATTGCGTTGGTCTTGTGCTAAGTATGATGTGGTGATTGTCTATACATTGGTTCTAAGCATTTAGGGGTTATTTGGATGTGAGGGGAGCCAAAATGTGCCAAGAGGAGCGCATACAGCAGCAAATGTCTTTTAGAAGCTAAGAACAATGCATGTGACGGCCTCAAGTTGCGCTGAACGTTGGACACAATGGATGCGTTAGTAGCAACCGAAGGCTTGCGGTAAAAAAAAAGCGTTGGTAGTTGTGGTGATGCAAGGGCATGCGGTGACGCGAAGGCATGCGGTAGGGGCCTGCAGTGATGTGAAGGCATGCGTTGATGCGGATCAAGGCATGTGGTGATGGAAGTATGCGTTGATTTTCATTGCGGTCGTGGTATGTGTTGACGGTATGCGGCAACGCTATGCGTTGATAGCATGCGACGGGGCTATGCATTAATGACATGCGGCgaggctatgcgttgatggcaaTCGACGGCCTTGCTACACGAGAGTGTGCGGCCAAGGATATGCGATATTGCGATCTAGGGTGAGCGTGTATACGGCCGAGGAAATGCGTTGACAAGTAGCGATGGATGCGACAGTAATACGTGATAGCACATGGCGATGGATGTGTTGGATACGATGGAAGCGACATGGCCATGCGATGATATATGGCAACACTATGCGTTGGTAGTGTGCTACACGATGGATGTGTTATGTGTGGGACACTCGAAGATATGTGGGTGCATAGGAGAAGCTAGTAGTATGCGTTGAAAGAGTAATGGTCAAAACCTTAGGTGGGCGCATAGGCAAAAGGAAAGCTGTGCGAAAGATGCCAAGGATGTGATGCTTTGAGTCGTGACTCAAGGGTTGCGTTGATGAGAAAGCCTCAAGTGAAGAATGGCTAATTAAGAAGAGAATAAACCTTGTGAGCACCTAACATATGCGACCATGTTGCACAAAGGAAGGTTGCACAATCAAGGTTAGGTCATATATAAGATATGCGGTAATAGTTGAGGGGACAATTCAAGGGCACAAGAATTGTTGAACGCATGCACCCAAAGGGACTGTCTAGACGTGATAAGGTTGTGGTGATCAGATGGATGCATTGATGAACGCAAATTGGTTTGCAAACATAAAGTTATGCGCTCATAAGTAATGCTAAATTATCTGAATAAACATTCTTAGACACTAAGTAGATGAGGTGGCGGAAGGatattacatgaaaaataattcTTATCAATTTAAGTAGGAGGTGTAAGGTTGAGATTACATGCAAAGTAAACAATTTTGTTGGCAAACCAAGATTAATACAACTCAAAGTGCTGCTGGCAAAGAATTAGTGTTGGCAGCTTAAAGGAGAGACATTTGGATTTTGAGTTGTCGCAAGGGGGAAAGCCCAGGGTATCTATAAATAGGAGGGCTTTTCATGAACAATCAACTCGTGCCATTTCCAAAATTCCAGTGTTAAGAGCCTAAATAGAGAGTTAAGTTTAAATACTCAAGCTGCTATTATAATTAGAGTTTGGAGGAAGTAGAAGTTGCGTTGACAAGCTTGAAGGGCCAGACGGATGCATAAGCCTGCACCAGCACAACGCATCGGTCGTGACGCTGCGACCATTAGCGCAACGTAGCGTGCGCCTCCTGTGCAAAGCCTGACGCCACAACTGCCTGCCTAACACCTTTGCACGCACGGCCTCGGTTGGAATAACCTCTAAACTGATTATTTGAAG
This region includes:
- the LOC120086428 gene encoding CBL-interacting serine/threonine-protein kinase 5-like, with amino-acid sequence MEERNVLFGKYEIGRLLGKGTFAKVYYGKELESGESVAIKVLNKDQVKKEGMMEQIKREISVMRLVRHPNVVELKEVMATKTKIFFVMDYVRGGELFAKVARGKLKEDVARKYFQQLISAVDYCHSRGVSHRDLKPENLLLDENEDLKISDFGLSALPEQLRNDGLLHTQCGTPAYVAPEVLRRKGYDGAKADIWSCGVILYVLLAGFLPFQDENIMTMYKKVFKAEFECPPWFSAESKRLISKILVVDPGRRITIGAITRVPWFRRDFSRSLSFTMKEIIAAKTEDSDSESPKLSTPKFFNAFELISSMSSGFDLSSLFENKRKTGSMFTSRCSVSTIMEKIETVAKRLSFKVSEVKDFKLRLQGPTEGRKGKLSVTAEVFEIVPEVSIVEFSKSSGDTLEYSKFCEEDVRPALKDIVWTWQGDCVPNADGRHGQFDGDGFL